A genomic window from Montipora capricornis isolate CH-2021 chromosome 8, ASM3666992v2, whole genome shotgun sequence includes:
- the LOC138059350 gene encoding uncharacterized protein: protein MAGKGKKEILYDGFAFPRLTIRKLLASNARGDSALQSLHKQLDKKKEELENDFSKTRWRLLSRAFDHQMILEQSTHDGSWSDGAPCDSECESANIDSETASFVNVKDICSSQDVFKQSPGDDKITAHFEHLNAKDDSFGMKLEIKRKASEGGRASNVYLESTDAEGEELQQQNVTKNKLDETPWKPHTKRKITWGDRANVYIENWDTKSELSKENSDENLSSPRSPGYTTENIRVRKHSVVTCNLRRNSGITKEAVQRQRSSSTFKLLTRRHTVCSRPKNQSLIEKHSSEQKDLSVKGTGISKETVQKQSTSSALSRRHTVCSGPTRDELVTEESHCKEEKALSEILPPIRLPPIYLQQPKIKKQGSNTGSHFENNHMRAGSSKSLDAKCSIQDLRYCRYLRMKRSDSEEFSW, encoded by the coding sequence ATGGCAGGCAAGGggaaaaaagaaattctctACGATGGATTCGCTTTCCCGCGATTGACAATCAGAAAGTTACTCGCCAGTAACGCAAGGGGAGATTCGGCACTCCAAAGTCTTCACAAACAACTAGACAAAAAGAAGGAGGAGCTCGAAAATGACTTCTCCAAGACACGCTGGAGGCTTCTTTCTCGAGCATTTGATCATCAGATGATACTTGAACAGTCGACACACGATGGTTCATGGTCAGATGGCGCACCGTGTGATTCGGAATGCGAAAGCGCCAACATTGACTCCGAAACGGCTTCGTTTGTCAACGTGAAAGACATCTGCAGTTCACAAGACGTGTTTAAACAATCACCAGGGGATGACAAAATCACGGCGCATTTTGAACACCTAAACGCAAAAGACGACTCTTTTGGAATGAAACTTGAAATAAAGCGCAAAGCAAGCGAAGGTGGAAGAGCTAGTAATGTTTATTTGGAAAGCACTGACGCAGAGGGCGAGGAACTCCAACAACAAAATGTCACGAAAAACAAGCTCGATGAAACTCCATGGAAGCCACACACCAAGCGAAAGATAACTTGGGGAGATAGAGCTAACGTTTATATTGAAAACTGGGACACCAAGAGCGAGTTAAGTAAAGAAAACTCGGACGAAAATCTGTCTTCTCCCCGTTCACCAGGGTACACTACTGAGAACATAAGAGTCAGAAAACATTCCGTGGTAACATGCAATCTGAGAAGAAACTCTGGGATTACGAAGGAGGCGGTCCAAAGGCAGCGTAGCTCATCGACTTTTAAACTACTGACAAGACGTCATACTGTCTGTAGTAGACCGAAAAATCAATCTTTGATTGAGAAACACTCTTCCGAACAGAAAGATTTAAGTGTTAAAGGCACCGGAATATCGAAAGAGACAGTACAAAAACAAAGTACTTCCTCAGCTTTGTCAAGACGCCATACTGTCTGTAGTGGACCTACAAGAGATGAACTTGTCACTGAAGAAAGTCACTGCAAAGAAGAGAAAGCGTTATCTGAAATTCTACCCCCAATAAGACTTCCTCCTATTTACCTCCAACAACCGAAAATTAAGAAGCAAGGCAGTAATACTGGGTCgcattttgaaaacaatcatATGAGAGCCGGCAGTAGTAAATCTCTGGATGCAAAATGCTCAATTCAAGATCTCCGCTATTGCCGCTACTTGCGAATGAAAAGATCAGACAGTGAAGAATTCTCCTGGTAA
- the LOC138059349 gene encoding dynein regulatory complex subunit 3-like codes for MSRLYDTIEPSVIDEQMLKDAVEEQGPKGEAGRIAKQEGIDFGDVHSLRLDFKNILKIDNLWSFVSLTKLQMDNNIIERLEGLETLVNLEWLDLSFNNIEVIEGLDKLVKLKDLTLFNNRISKIENMDSLTQLHVFSVGNNSLKQLDNVVYLRKFKYLRTLNLSGNPFSEEANYKEYVIAHLPELVYLDFRLIDESAREAATEKYKYSIEELVHDETIANRKQDEMEEKQHERQLHKLAYVEDLNGPWLFESMYAEDPEASKLAALPGMLELLEAYKEKFTAVCEEIFQFGLKEHDKREAEIASFFSCLEEATQDNNNSGVKDIHNYIEYKKKVLLDYATMTDQVQMEILMNQINEEIRKLWDTLMGLEMELVDQLEDTIKEFERNMADLVTAFVEVVQGLMTQLRDMENAHHEKVSDIAVVTLEKLMKNELEEDLPDDLRMLFVDKDTIMNAVSASHDTHLLKIDNKEDDILTRATTRMQSLIENIHNDEVARNRNRVAEINNLVDHFKDEAESYEDKGLL; via the exons ATGAGTCGTCTCTACGACACTATAGAACCCTCTGTGATCGATGAACAGATGCTAAAAGATGCTGTGGAGGAGCAAGGGCCAAAAGGAGAAGCTGGAAGGATAGCTAAACAAGAAGGAATTGATTTTGGAGATGTTCACTCACTTAGACTTGATTTCAAAA ATATACTAAAAATTGACAACTTATGGAGCTTCGTGAGCTTAACCAAGTTGCAAATGGACAACAACATCATTGAGAGACTTGAAGGCTTAGAAACGCTCGTCAACTTGGAGTGGCTAG ATCTTTCATTTAACAACATAGAAGTTATTGAGGGACTTGACAAACTTGTCAAACTCAAGGATCTGACACTCTTTAACAACAGAATCTCGAAAATCGAAAACATGGATTCACTGACTCAACTTCACGTGTTTTCAGTGGGCAATAACAGCTTAAAGCAGCTGGATAAT GTTGTGTATCTGCGGAAATTTAAGTACTTGCGAACTCTAAATCTGAGTGGTAACCCTTTCTCAGAAGAAGCAAATTACAAAGAATACGTCATCGCACACCTGCCAGAACTAGTTTACTTGGACTTTCGCCTAATTGATGAGTCGGCACGGGAAGCTGCAACAGAAAAATACAAGTACTCCATTGAAGAACTGGTGCACGATGAAACAATTGCCAATAGGAAACAAGatgaaatggaagaaaaacaacatGAGCGACAATTGCACAAG TTGGCTTATGTTGAGGATCTAAATGGGCCATGGCTGTTTGAAAGTATGTATGCAGAGGATCCTGAAGCTAGTAAACTTGCCGCTCTACCTGGGATGCTAGAACTTTTAGAAGC TTATAAAGAGAAATTTACAGCTGTGTGTGAAGAAATATTCCAGTTTGGCTTGAAGGAGCATGACAAAAGAGAAGCTGAAATTGCATCATTCTTCTCCTGTCTTGAAGAAGCCACGCAAGACAATAATAATTCAGGTGTTAAGGACATCCACAACTATATTGAATACAAGAAAAAG GTACTTTTGGACTATGCAACCATGACAGACCAGGTACAAATGGAGATCTTAATGAACCAAATTAATGAGGAAATTAGAAAGCTCTGGGATACACTTATGGGACTTGAAATGGAGCTGGTGGATCAGTTAGAG GACACAATAAAAGAGTTTGAGAGAAACATGGCAGATTTAGTCACAGCATTTGTTGAAGTAGTGCAGGGCTT AATGACGCAATTACGTGACATGGAAAACGCACACCATGAAAAAGTATCCGACATTGCGGTGGTCACACTTGAAAAACTGATGAAGAATGAACTGGAAGAAGATCTTCCTGATGATTTGAGAATG TTGTTTGTGGACAAGGACACCATAATGAACGCTGTTAGTGCATCTCATGACACCCATCTTCTCAAGATCGACAACAAG GAGGATGACATCCTAACTCGTGCCACCACTCGAATGCAGTCGCTTATTGAAAACATCCACAACGATGAAGTGGCACGGAACCGAAACAGAGTAGCCGAGATAAACAACTTGGTAGATCACTTCAAAGACGAGGCTGAAAGCTACGAGGACAAGGGACTATTGTAG